The Streptomyces sp. NBC_01197 genome window below encodes:
- a CDS encoding alpha/beta fold hydrolase, which produces MSQQATEVTHRLVSSPAGRIHLVEQGTGPLVLLVHGFPESWYSWRHQLPALAAAGYRAAAIDVRGYGRSSKPGDPEAYRMLELVEDNAAVVHALGEQSAVIVGHDWGSPIAANSALVRPDVFRAVGMLSVPYAPRGGPRPSEVFAKVGGDDEFYVSYFQEPGRAEAEIESDVRGWLAGLYAALTPGTMPASDAPDPHFVSRGGRMRDRFPAGRLPGWLSEGDLDVFAGEFERTGMSGALNRYRNMDRDWEDLADFDGAPITQPSLFVGGGQDASTMWMADAIKAYPTTLPGLVSSRILDDCGHWIQQERPAEINALLTDWLASLPA; this is translated from the coding sequence ATGTCGCAGCAGGCCACGGAAGTCACGCACCGGTTGGTGTCCTCGCCCGCTGGCCGGATCCACTTGGTGGAGCAGGGCACCGGGCCGCTGGTGCTGCTCGTGCACGGGTTCCCGGAATCCTGGTACTCCTGGCGCCACCAGCTGCCGGCCCTGGCCGCGGCCGGGTACCGCGCGGCCGCGATCGATGTCCGCGGCTACGGCCGCTCCTCCAAGCCCGGCGACCCCGAGGCGTACCGGATGCTGGAGCTGGTGGAGGACAACGCCGCCGTGGTGCACGCCCTGGGTGAGCAGTCCGCGGTGATCGTCGGCCACGACTGGGGGTCGCCCATCGCCGCCAACTCCGCCCTGGTCAGGCCGGACGTCTTCCGCGCGGTGGGGATGCTCAGTGTTCCGTACGCCCCGCGCGGCGGGCCGCGGCCCAGCGAGGTTTTCGCGAAGGTGGGCGGGGACGACGAGTTCTACGTCTCCTACTTCCAGGAGCCCGGCCGGGCCGAGGCCGAGATCGAGTCCGACGTGCGCGGCTGGCTCGCGGGCCTCTACGCCGCCCTGACCCCCGGAACCATGCCCGCGTCCGACGCGCCCGACCCGCACTTCGTCAGCCGGGGCGGGAGAATGCGCGACCGTTTCCCCGCCGGCCGACTGCCCGGCTGGCTCAGTGAAGGCGATCTGGACGTCTTCGCCGGGGAGTTCGAGCGGACCGGCATGAGCGGGGCGCTCAACCGCTACCGGAACATGGACCGGGACTGGGAAGATCTCGCCGACTTCGACGGCGCCCCCATCACCCAGCCGTCCCTGTTCGTCGGTGGCGGCCAGGACGCCTCCACCATGTGGATGGCCGATGCGATCAAGGCCTACCCCACCACTCTGCCCGGCCTGGTCTCCTCCCGGATCCTCGACGACTGCGGCCACTGGATCCAGCAAGAGCGCCCCGCCGAGATCAACGCGCTCCTGACCGACTGGCTCGCCTCCCTGCCCGCCTGA
- a CDS encoding YciI family protein gives MAKYLLLKHYRGAPAAVNDVPMDQWEPEEVSAHMQYMRDFAARLEGTGEFVDGQALSPEGTFVRYDGEGRPPVTDGPFAETKDLIAGWMVIDVETYERAIELAGELSAAPGAGGKPIHEWLEVRPFYGEQPTTTE, from the coding sequence ATGGCCAAGTACCTGCTGCTCAAGCACTACCGGGGCGCGCCGGCGGCGGTCAACGACGTGCCGATGGACCAGTGGGAGCCGGAGGAGGTGTCGGCCCACATGCAGTACATGCGTGACTTCGCCGCCCGGCTTGAGGGCACCGGCGAGTTCGTCGACGGTCAGGCGCTCTCCCCGGAGGGCACGTTTGTCCGCTACGACGGCGAGGGGCGGCCGCCGGTCACCGACGGCCCGTTCGCGGAGACCAAGGACCTGATCGCCGGCTGGATGGTGATCGACGTCGAGACCTACGAGCGCGCGATCGAGTTGGCCGGCGAGTTGTCCGCTGCTCCGGGCGCGGGTGGGAAGCCGATCCACGAGTGGCTTGAGGTGCGCCCGTTCTACGGCGAGCAGCCCACGACCACCGAGTGA
- a CDS encoding RNA polymerase sigma factor gives MNESLLRELVPAVIGVLVRRGADFAAAEDAVQEALVEAVRGWPDDPGSSSEGHPVRDPKGWLVTVAWRKFLDAVRADTSRRRREEVVEAEPLPGPGEAVDDTLQLYFLCAHPSLTPASAVALTLRAVGGLTTRQIARAYLVPEATMAQRISRAKRTVSGVRFEQPGDVATVLRVLYLVFNEGYSGDVDLAAEAIRLTRQLAARTSQEEVAGLLALMLLHHARRPARTGPDSRLVPLAEQDRSLWNTQLITEGVEMLQAALARDRLGEFQAQAAIAALHADAQAAEETDWVQIVEWYDELVRLTDSPVARLNRAVAVGEADGPRAGLAALVGLDPSLPRHTAVAAYLHERDGDRVTAARLYAQAARSAPNVPERDHLTRQAARLNAQLRR, from the coding sequence GTGAACGAGTCGCTGCTCCGGGAGCTGGTGCCCGCGGTGATCGGTGTTCTTGTCCGTCGCGGAGCCGACTTCGCGGCGGCCGAGGACGCCGTGCAGGAGGCCCTGGTCGAGGCGGTGCGCGGGTGGCCGGACGACCCAGGCTCTTCGAGCGAGGGACACCCCGTGCGGGACCCGAAGGGCTGGCTGGTCACGGTGGCCTGGCGCAAATTCCTCGACGCGGTCCGCGCCGATACCTCCCGGCGGCGGCGAGAGGAGGTGGTCGAGGCCGAGCCCCTGCCCGGCCCCGGTGAGGCGGTGGACGACACGCTTCAGCTGTACTTTCTGTGCGCGCACCCGTCCCTGACACCGGCCTCGGCCGTCGCGCTCACACTGCGCGCGGTCGGCGGTCTGACCACGCGGCAGATCGCTCGGGCCTACCTTGTGCCGGAGGCGACCATGGCGCAGAGGATCAGCAGGGCCAAGCGGACCGTCTCCGGCGTCCGGTTCGAACAGCCCGGTGACGTCGCCACGGTGCTGCGCGTGCTCTACCTGGTCTTCAACGAGGGCTACTCCGGCGATGTCGACCTCGCCGCCGAGGCGATCCGGCTCACTCGCCAACTCGCGGCCAGGACCAGCCAGGAGGAGGTCGCGGGCCTGCTGGCGCTCATGCTGCTCCACCACGCACGGCGCCCGGCACGGACCGGCCCGGACAGCAGGCTCGTGCCGCTCGCCGAGCAGGACCGCAGCCTGTGGAACACCCAACTGATCACCGAGGGCGTCGAGATGCTCCAGGCCGCCCTCGCCCGCGACCGCCTGGGCGAATTCCAGGCGCAGGCGGCCATCGCCGCGCTCCACGCCGACGCCCAGGCGGCCGAGGAAACCGACTGGGTGCAGATCGTCGAGTGGTACGACGAACTGGTGCGCCTCACCGACAGCCCAGTGGCCCGCCTCAACCGCGCCGTCGCGGTAGGCGAGGCCGACGGCCCGCGGGCCGGCCTGGCCGCGCTGGTGGGGCTCGACCCCTCCCTGCCCCGGCACACTGCCGTCGCGGCATACCTGCACGAGCGTGATGGTGATCGAGTGACCGCAGCCCGGCTCTACGCCCAAGCGGCCCGATCAGCGCCCAACGTCCCCGAACGCGACCATCTGACGCGACAGGCCGCCCGGCTCAACGCGCAACTGCGCAGGTGA
- a CDS encoding helix-turn-helix domain-containing protein, which yields MASLNVGNLGEYLREQRRTAQLSLRQLADAAGVSNPYLSQIERGLRKPSADILQQLAKALRISAETLYVQAGILDERERDELETRAVILADPSISERQKQVLLQIYDSFRKENGLEPDAARTADTGLADGSDAAQPPQRAAHEEHEAHREVREEVRKPRDDHEQN from the coding sequence ATGGCATCACTCAACGTCGGCAATCTCGGTGAGTACCTGCGCGAGCAGCGGCGCACCGCGCAGCTCTCCCTGCGCCAGCTTGCTGACGCGGCCGGGGTGTCGAATCCGTATCTGAGTCAGATCGAGCGCGGCCTGCGTAAGCCCAGCGCGGACATTCTCCAGCAGCTGGCGAAGGCGCTGCGGATCTCCGCGGAGACCCTGTACGTCCAGGCCGGGATCCTTGATGAGCGGGAGCGGGACGAGCTGGAGACGCGCGCCGTCATTCTGGCCGACCCCTCCATATCCGAGCGCCAGAAGCAGGTGCTGCTCCAGATCTACGACTCGTTCCGCAAGGAGAACGGGCTCGAACCGGATGCGGCCCGCACGGCGGACACCGGCCTGGCGGACGGCAGTGATGCCGCGCAGCCGCCACAGCGCGCAGCGCACGAAGAACACGAAGCGCACAGAGAAGTACGCGAAGAAGTACGCAAACCACGCGACGACCACGAACAGAACTGA